The following proteins come from a genomic window of Nostoc sp. ATCC 53789:
- a CDS encoding deaminase → MLAALAQSRKALPECLPNPPVGCVIVDAQEIVAQGYTQVPGKHHAEADALKQIQGKAFKFLKMYVTLEPCSFHGRTPACALAIAEDCRIHEIYVSIVDPDPRNNGQGLDILRKAGKAVYVGLCANEVNTFLNQYLLSDV, encoded by the coding sequence ATGTTGGCTGCTTTAGCTCAAAGCAGAAAAGCTTTGCCGGAATGTTTGCCAAACCCACCAGTAGGTTGTGTAATCGTAGATGCCCAAGAGATAGTAGCTCAAGGGTACACGCAAGTACCAGGAAAACACCATGCTGAGGCTGACGCACTTAAACAGATTCAAGGCAAAGCTTTCAAGTTTTTAAAAATGTATGTAACTCTTGAACCTTGTTCTTTTCATGGACGCACACCTGCATGTGCTTTAGCGATCGCAGAAGATTGTCGTATACATGAAATATATGTATCTATAGTTGATCCAGATCCCCGCAATAATGGTCAAGGATTAGACATTCTCAGGAAGGCAGGTAAGGCAGTCTATGTCGGGCTATGCGCTAATGAAGTCAATACTTTTCTTAACCAATATCTACTAAGTGATGTTTGA